The sequence below is a genomic window from Corvus hawaiiensis isolate bCorHaw1 chromosome 17, bCorHaw1.pri.cur, whole genome shotgun sequence.
GGGAGAAACATGGACAGGGGGAGAAGCCAGAGATGGGGAGAAGGCCAGTGGCTGGTGGgaagctggcagctggggaagaggcCAGTGGCTGGTGGgaagctggcagctggggaagaggcCAGTGGCTGgtgggatgctggcagctggggaagaggcCAGTGGCTGgtgggatgctggcagctggggaagaggcCAGTGGCTGGTGGgaagctggcagctggggaagaggcCAGTGGCTGgtgggatgctggcagctggggaagaggcCAGTGGCTGgtgggatgctggcagctggggaagaggcCAGTGGCTGgtgggatgctggcagctggggaagaggcCAGTGGCTGGTGGGATGCCggcagctggggaagaggcCAGTGGCTGgtgggatgctggcagctggggaagaggcCAGTGGCTGgtgggatgctggcagctggggaagaggcCAGTGGCTGGTGGGATGCCggcagctggggaagaggcCAGTGGCTGgtgggatgctggcagctggggaagaggcCAGTGGCTGGTGGGATGCCggcagctggggaagaggcCAGTGGCTGgtgggatgctggcagctgggtAGAAGCCAGAGACTGATGGTGAGTCAGTGGCTGgtgggatgctggcagctggggaaaacCTGTGCTGGGGGAGAAGCCAGAGACTGGGGGGAAGCCAGAGAAGCCTGAGGAGGGAAAGAATCCTGGATGTGACCACAGTGACAGTGAGATGGATGATGGCAATGACAATGATGgcagtgatgatgatgatgatgataacgGTGATGACGGCTGTGGTGATCATGACTGTTGaaatttttctattatttgaAAATAGCTAGGAGCTTGTTTGACATCAAGCCGGACTTGTTAGGTGCAAGTTGAACTTTATCTGAACCATACTGGGTGTGTTGTAGGTAAAAGACAGAGTAGTGAAACCCAGGGCTGACAATGTGaacattaataataaaatagacAAAACTGTAGCTTCAAtattacttaaaaattaataactggCGTGGACAGCCCATAGATCATGGTGTATGAACTGTAACAAACATATTATAACATGGACCACAGAACTGAGTGAAACCCCCACCAAAACTGACCTTAGAGGGTGTGAAAATGACCACGTGGCAATCACTTGGTAATGCAACTGTGAGGCAATGAAGAGTGAGAAGACCCCAGAGCCTAACAATACTCTTGATCTAGACATGAGGGATGGGGAGTTTATGTTATAAGGGTATAATTGCCCAGAGATTTGTTTGGGGTCCTCCTTTTGAGGCTCCAGCTCAAGCTACCAGACTTTGTGATTGATCTGTGCCAATAAATTTATCTGATGGAGATGAGAGCGTGGTGTCACAAATTTCTTTAATGCCAATGATGATATGATGATATGATGATGATGGTTACAGTGACGGTTCTGGTGACAGTGATTACACTTGTTGACTGATGCCACAAGGCGTACAAGGAACATGGAGGTGAGGAGAGCCCACAGTGTGTGGGTGCAGGggcctcttcctctgcctccctaCCAGGGCTGGTCTTGGGCACCAGTGGTGTTTTGGGCAGGACCTTCTCTTTCCTAATAAACCCCACAACGGCCACTGGCTGGGTGTGACAAGCTGTCCTTGGTcagtgcctggcacagccaggtcATTGTGGTTGCCCGAGCCCTGTTCCGGCATAGGAAGGCtctggtgctgctcctgcccaagGTGGGCTCAGCAGGGCCCTCTACACAGCAACATGCTTCTGTTTCCTGTGGGAGACCCCCAGagacagccccagccaggcaccCAGCCAGgacccacagagcagctctggaccTGGGGAAACCTCCTGGTCTGTGGCCCCAGCTCCCTGAGGCTCCCCAGGGCGAGCTGCTCCATGCCTAAGGCCCCCAGCATCCTCTGAAAGCTTGTGCAGGAGCCACAAGGCCAGGGACCCCATCCCTCCCACAGGGACTGAAGGTCCCTTAGAAGCAGGCGGGGGGGCTTGTGAGGAGACAgatgcagcaggagccagaCATTGTTCATCACAGACTGGGTTTACTGGGGGGTGGGCGGCATGGAGACCACCATGggaagcacagagctgggggtgctgaggAGGGATCGGGAGGCTGGGTGATTATCCAGCAGCTGATGGAGCCCTCCATGGCTGGCTGTCCATCTGTCCAGCTGTTGTCTGGCTGTCTGGTGCAGGTTGGCTGCACAGACTGGGTCCTTGGTCCAGGTCCAGGTGGGGGCTAGGTGAATTCTGAGAAAGACAGGTAATCCATGCTCAGGCCCTCACTCTGTAGCATGACTGGGCACATCTGTCAGCCCCACAGCGGGGCCCTGGGAGTGAGGGCTCCAGAGACCCTGGACAGCTctcccagggagctgtgggggtTTTGCTGGTCACTTCTGCAGCATGCAAAGATGTAGGGGGGATGGCACAAGTGGGATGCTGCACTCCCAGCCATGGTCACAGTGGTCTGTGTGCCCATGGCTGCAcatcctcctgcagcactgTTCCACTGGCTCCCGCATCCTCCACCCGTGCCCACCCGTGCCCACCCTCACTCACCTGGGGAGACCAGCCGggcccagaggcagcagagccccaggagcaggagcagtgacagcagccGCATGGCATGGATGGGCAGCATGGGGGTTGCCTCtctgggcacaggcaggggtTTAAATCCTCCTGGGGCAGAAGGTTGGTGCTCATGACCTGGCTCATGCCCCAGCACCTGACACGCTCCATCCGAGCGTGAAccctcccatcccctccctcccgcgGGCAGCTGCTGCCGGACAAGCCTCAGGGGAGGCAGTTGCTGCTGCTTggtgctgggctctgtgcaggcCCAAGACAAGAGCAGCCAATGCAACTTCCCACTGCAGGAGACAGGTAcggggcaggcagcagcaagggCCCGGGGGATCCCGCTTGGGGCTGGCCTGGTGAATCAGTGGAGGAGGCTCCCCGGGCCGGGCGCTGTGGAGCAGCCTGTGGTGCCCTGGCAGCTCTCTGGGCATTGTTCTGCCTCTGGGAACAATCGCTGGTTCCTGAGGGACGTCCTGTGACCGGACACGGTCCACAGCCCCACGCTGCCACCGGCCCCTCAGCCCTGCATCTGCTGCCCAGCTGGCCCAACACCTGGCGGCCAGGAAAAGCCCAGGGCCATGGAGTCCTgatgctggggacaggggcGTGGGGGCTCTGTGTGGGCGCCAggactgcagggctggagcaacGGGTCCCGTGTGCTCGCCGGAGGCAGAGTGGGTGCTCAGATTCCCGTTTCACAGTgttccagctgcctctgccccttCCATGGGATTGGCCGCACTGGACATTGCAAAGTGTTGCAAGGACGGCACCGGAGCTGCCGCGACTTTCCCTGACAGCCCCTTCCGGGAGCGCCCGTccctgggagaggcaggagggctcCACGCACTCTGCACGTGTGTGAGCGTGTGTGTGCATACCTGGGAGCCAGGTGTGGACACGTGTGAATGCGTGTGCAGTCCACGCTCCCCGTGCTCCGGCTCTGCCCCTCGGCACTTCTCCTGCCGTGCGCCCTGGCCTGGCCAGGAACATCATCCCGGTGTCAGAGCGCcgcctctgtccctgtccctgctgggtgcCCGCCCTGGGACGTGCCGCATTCCTGGGCGTTCCTGGGTACCCCGGTCACTGCTTTCCCATAGAGGAAGTCTGGCTGGTGGTTCTGCCCTCACGGCTGCACCCATTGCTCACCCTGCGGGTCCCTAGTGTcagggcaggacaagggggtaCGACACAGGTCCTCCTCTGGGAGTGGTTTTCTGTCATGTGGAACCCCAACATCTACCTGGGAGCAGCCCCCTATCATCCCTGGGACCGTCCCTGCATCCACCGTGGTggtgtcccagcctggccatgGTGTTGCTGCCGGTGCAGGGGCAGTCGGGGCTGCTTTGGAAGACGCCATCAGTCAGTCCAGTGATCACCCAGCCGCTGCGATTCCCCGGGGAGATAGCGGGGAAAATTCAGCCCCGGTGGATTTTGGCGCTGTGGCCATCGAGGGCGGCCGCCAAGTCCCTGCGCAAGAGTATCTTTCCCATTGCCCACCCTGACTCCGCACCCCTGACCGCCTCCAGCACCTCTCTCCGGCTTTGCTTACACCCCTGCTCAGGACTGGCCACGTCACCGTGTCCGGTGCCGGGGACGCCGCCAGGACCTCATCCTGGGTCTTCGGAGGacaggcaggaaaagctgcGGTGGGGCGTGGGCAGGGGGCGCGGGCGGGGGATGGCACCGCCCTCCAAACCCCACCCCGACTCCGGCTTTCCCGGCCCCTCCTCACAGAGTTTTCCTCGCCCTCCGCTTCCCCCTTGGGACAGTAATTACGACAGTAATTAGGAAGACAATTATTCCTGCTGAATGGGAACATCTTAATCTGTTTCTCCCTCCTTTTGGCAGATTTCACCCCACGCCCGCCCACGAGTACCGGCGGGTGCCGCCCGGCTCAGCGCCCGGAGCCCTGCGCTGCCGTGGGCCCGGGCCCCCGCCTGGAAGCTGAGACGGCTGCGAGCCGTGTCCCATCCCCAAAGGCCACCCAGGCACGATGCAGCCGCTGGACCCCGACCTGCTGCCGGGAGCAGGGGGCTGCCAGAGGGCACAGGACACGGCTCCGCACTGGTGTTCCCGGGAGGGGGGGCGGGTGAAGGGGACGGCCCCAAACCGAGCGAGGGTGATGAAGGAAGCGGCAAAGGGACAGAGGTGTCTACAGGATGGGAATGGGCGGGAGAATCGCCGTCCAGCGGGACCTGCCTTGCACAGCCACAGTGGTAGGCGGCGAGGTGGTACCCACAGGCGCAGCCCTGTGCGTGGGCCCATCCTGCCCGGGATGCTCTCTGTCGGACATGAGGGAGCATGGGACAAAGGGAAGTGATacagctctggcacagcctTTCCCCAGGACTTGCACCACAGGAAGCACAGGGAGAACGGtgccccagcccttccctggctgaCGGCTGCACCAGAGCTGGCAGCTTTCCATGCCCTGGCATGGCACTGTCATGATCCCTGGCAATGGAGAGGCAAGTACCAACCCTCCCATGTCTGTCCCCAACACATGCTTGCCCCCAGGAGGCTGCGGCAGTCGCTGgtggtgtccccagcccagcctgggcatgCTGCTGCCACCCAGCTGGGCTCCCCGAGGGCTGTGCCGGGACAGCTGTCCCGTCCTACCGGTCCCCCCAGATCGAGGGCTGTGGCCAGGATGCCACCAGGGAGACCAGGACCTGCCTGGGTGTGGCTCGTTACCTGCACGGCAGGAATTAGCTGGTTTTCggcaccagccctgctccctccgCCCCACCCACGCACCTTAAATCCCAGCCCACCACACCCGGGGCCAGACCCGGCCATCCAGGGCACCATGGAGCTGCCGCCTGGCTGTCTTCTCCTcttggctgccctgctcccccttgCCAAGCGGtccagcccggccccgcacgCAACTGGACGAGAGGAGCTGGGGATGAGTGAGTGTAGCTGGGTCatggactgggaatggggatgctCGGGGTGCCGCTGTTGCCCGGTGCTTCCCACTGCCCTGTGTGCTGCCAGGTGCGCACAagtgtggggctgtgggaggctGGGGTCTGACCCCAGGGCGCTGGGGGCTGCTGAggcccctgccctgtgcctctCACCAGCGTCCTGGCCACTGTGTCCTGCAGCAAAGCCTGGGTATTGCTACCACATCCCAGAGGTGGAGGACCTGCTGGACAAGGACTGTGGCTCCTGCCACACGGGTGCCTCCTGTTCGCACTGCACCAGCGATGCCGACTGCCATGGAGTCACCAAGTGCTGTCCCAGCAAGTGTGGCTACACATGCCAGGAGCCAGTGTTAGGTGAGGGCTCAGTGCTGTGGTGGTAGGGCTCTGGAGTGGCAGTGTGGCACACACAGGAGTGGGTGACAAGAGGGGTGTTGGCTCGGTTGGGATAGCAAACTGGGAAGGGAGGTCCCTGGGTTGCTCCTGAGCTCTTGCTGGGTCTTGCAGACCCTGGGGGTCACCACACTATGCTATGGGGAAGCTGCTGGTGTGTGGGGCCGTGGGCAGGtgggtgcagagctgtgtgctggTACAAAGGGTATGGCAGTAAGAAGGAACCAGAACTGTGCAGAACTTTCTGAGGGCCTGAGAACCCTGAGCGTGGTGGTGTCCCCaccctcccctgactcagcctGTCGCCTTTGGATCATGCAGACTTCTGCTACCTGCCCTCAGTCTGTGGGAACTGCAAGGCGCTCTTCCGCCGCTTCTTCTTCAATGCCTCCAGCCAGCAGTGCGAGGAGTTCATCTACGGCGGCTGCGGCGGCAACAGGAACAACTTCGAGACCAAGGGCGAGTGCTTCCAGGCCTGTTCCCACCTCAGTAACTAGCAATGTACTGTGGGCCATGGGCCACAGATGGCGGCTGCTCCTGGCCCCTCTCCTGATGCCCCATCTCTCAGTTCCAGGTGCCTGGTAGTGCTGGCCTGGGAAGTGGTGGcctctgcacagcccctgcctgggggaagctgctgctggtggccgCATCCCCAACCCCACAGGGAGACATTCCTCGTGGGGCTGGTGGCAATGAGGCCTGTGGGCCAGGGTGACCATGCTGGGGGCTGTGGCTTGCCTGGGATGCTCACTGGCCTAAGGACAGGGACATGTGCCCATGCCAGCATGGATGCCCCCTCCTATGCATGGTGCCTGACCTGAGGAGCCTGTCCCTCCCCTTGGACTGTGACAATACAAGGACAGGTCCCTGGATGAGCACGTCTGGGTCTGGTccttcctgcctgtgctggcaggagcagtcAGTGCCCGTCCCTCTGGGCACTCCTTCCTCATGGGGACTGGGCAGTGGGTGCCTCCAGCAGCATGGCATGGCAGGGCTCACCCGGCCACCACCGTGCAGCTCCCATTGCCACGGATGAGCTCCTAGCCCAACCCTGCCTTCAAGCTGCCAACATGACCTGGCTGGGAGCTGAAACCACTGAATGGAGGAACAGCTCCCACCTCGATGGATGCCTGGGGTGgtgcctgtccccagcctgccctgacccaggtCTGTGTCTGGCACCAACTCTGGCTGAACCTCCTGGCGCTGAGGGCCTCAGGTGATTTTAAGGCCACTCTAGGACCAcatggggcagctgggggcaGCCAAGCACACGCTTTATTGCTGGAGGTGGTGGGGAGGGACAGGCCAGCTGGGGCCCATGACTGTCCCATGTCCCCTAATGAAGGCAtcttcctgctgcagaggagctgctctctcATCACACAGCATCTGAAAAGGAGGATGTGCTTTTAGGGAGCAATGAGACTGCAGGAGCGAGGGGCCAGTGGCCATGATTGCAGCCATGCTGGCCAGCTCCATGAGAGCTCCATCCTGCTCCACATCACTTCAGATCCCCTCGCCCTGCAAATGcatctgctgggagcagagcaatGGGGTAGCAGCGGGAACTGGCCTCACAGTGATGCTGAGCTGGGAGCATGCTGAAGGCTGTGCCCTTCATACAGGTCAGCTGGCACCCTGCATGACCTGGTGTTAGTCCAGGCACTGGCCCCATCACAGTGGCCATAGGCCTCCTTATCACCAGGCATCCGCGTGCAGACGTGGCCGCAGCCGTTGCTGCAGCACTTATGGCCCCAGGCACACTCCTCATCGAGGCTGCACCGGTCCAGGCAGGTCCCACCGCCCCCAGGCATGGGGCACGCTCCACCTCtgcctgcagggcagagcaccCTGCTGCGGGCCACCCAGCTGGGACACCCCATGTCTCCTGGGGCAACACCTGGGTCTCCTGTGCCTCACCTCCAGGAGTGTCCACGCAGACACGGCCGCAGGAGGTGCGGGTGCACCTCTGTCCCCAGGGACACTGCGAGTCGGCCTCGCACTCCTCCGAGCACCGCTCAGCACCgtgccagggcacagccacGGTGTCGCGCTCTGTGGGCAGGGGAGGATGGTCACCTGCTGACTCT
It includes:
- the SPINT4 gene encoding kunitz-type protease inhibitor 4 isoform X2; its protein translation is MELPPGCLLLLAALLPLAKRSSPAPHATGREELGMTKPGYCYHIPEVEDLLDKDCGSCHTGASCSHCTSDADCHGVTKCCPSKCGYTCQEPVLDFCYLPSVCGNCKALFRRFFFNASSQQCEEFIYGGCGGNRNNFETKGECFQACSHLSN
- the SPINT4 gene encoding kunitz-type protease inhibitor 4 isoform X1; this translates as MELPPGCLLLLAALLPLAKRSSPAPHATGREELGMTSWPLCPAAKPGYCYHIPEVEDLLDKDCGSCHTGASCSHCTSDADCHGVTKCCPSKCGYTCQEPVLDFCYLPSVCGNCKALFRRFFFNASSQQCEEFIYGGCGGNRNNFETKGECFQACSHLSN
- the LOC125334981 gene encoding uncharacterized protein LOC125334981 codes for the protein MRCTRPAREHPGECPRAEPCWDPRRRRGSQCLDDSVCGREEKCCDTGCGWECVAVPRDSGDRADGRCVEECQADSQCPRGQRCTSIGCGHVCMDIPGGRVGVCPIPREGGTCLDLCNFDEECPWGHKCCSNGCGHVCTPASLPERDTVAVPWHGAERCSEECEADSQCPWGQRCTRTSCGRVCVDTPGGEAQETQVLPQETWGVPAGWPAAGCSALQAEVERAPCLGAVGPAWTGAASMRSVPGAISAAATAAATSARGCLVIRRPMATVMGPVPGLTPGHAGCQLTCMKGTAFSMLPAQHHCEASSRCYPIALLPADAFAGRGDLK